The DNA sequence CCGGATGGACCGCCCGTTTGAGCGGTGGACCACACCCGAGCCTTATGACCTGGACGGCTAGAGTGACGCGCGATGACCGCTGACTCCTCTCCCGAAGGGCGCTACGCACGCGCCATGGCCAGCCTCCGCGGGCTGGCCCTGGGCGACGCACTGGGATCCCAGTACTTCGTCCCCGTGAACTACCCGCTGCTCAAGCGGCGCGAGCTGCCCGTCGGCAGCGATCCGTGGCAGTGGACCGACGACACCGAGATGGCCTGCTCGGTGGTGGCCGTGCTCGCCGCGCACGGCCGGGTGGACCAGGACGCGCTGGCCGCCTCCTTCGCCCACCACCACGACTTCGACCGCGGCTACGGGCCCGCCGTGAACCGGATGCTGCGCCTGATCCGGGAGGGCGCGGACTGGCGCACGCTCGCCGCGGAACTGTTCAACGGGCAGGGCTCCTGGGGCAACGGCGCGGCCATGCGGGTCGCCCCCCTGGGTGCCTGGTACGCCGACGACCCGGAACAGGCCACGCACCAGGCGGAGATCTCCGCGTACACCACCCACCAGCACCGCGAAGCGGTGTGCGGCGCCATGGCCGTGGCCGCCGCGGCCGCGCTGGCGGCCGATCCGGCCGGGCCGCCGAAGGCCGCCGACCTGCTGGACGGCGTGATCGCGCTGGTCCCGCGGAGCGCGGTGGGCGCCGGGGTGCGGCGCGCGCGCGACATGCTCGACTACGGCGACGCGACCACCGTCGCCGCCGTACTGGGCTGCGGGCGGCGCACCAGCGCCCACGACACCGTGCCGTTCGCCCTGTGGTCGGCGGCACGGGGCCTGGACGACTACGAGCGGGCCTTCTGGACCACCGCCCAGGTGGGCGGAGACGTGGACACCACCTGCGCGATCGTCGGCGGAGTGCTGGGCGCACGCGGGGACGCGGTGCTGCCGCAGGCCTGGCTGGCCCGGACCGAGGCACTGCCGGCCTGGCTGCCGGAGGCGGCGGGGTAGGGGGAGGAGCGGGGGTGGCGGCGGTCCGCGCCGGTTCGTACCCCTCCGTTTGTCACGGTCCTGCCACAGGCCTCTTTTGAGCCTGTTCAAAACTGCATGCGACCGGCCTACTCTGTCGGCTTCGCCACCCCCGCCTGATGGCCGGGGGCGGCCGACAGGGGAGGGGAACCCGATGTCAGCAGAGAACGCCGAGACGGCGGACACCGCGGGTGCCGCGGGTGCCGCGGGTGCGGGGGCCGACGCAGGGTCCGCTCCGCCCGCGCCCGTACCGCCCGCACCGGCACCGCCCGCACCGCCCGGCTGGGATCCCAAGGCCTGGCGGGCCCACCAGTTGCGCAAGGAGCGTGCCGCCTCCGGTGCCTGGTCGATGGCCCCGCTCGCCTGGGCCGAGGCCGCGCGCCCGGCCGCGGTCGGACCGGTACCGGCCGTCGTGCTGGGCGCCGTACTCGCCTCCGGCATCGCCGCTTCCCTGCTCCTCGGCGAGGGGCTGGGGCCGGGCCTGCTGCTCGCGGTGGTGCCGGCGCTGCTCGCCGCCTACGCGGCCGCCCGCGCGGCCGGCCGCAGGCTGCGCCCGTGGACCGCGCTCTGGGTGCTGGGCTGCCTCGCGCTGCTCG is a window from the Streptomyces sp. NBC_01244 genome containing:
- a CDS encoding ADP-ribosylglycohydrolase family protein, translated to MTADSSPEGRYARAMASLRGLALGDALGSQYFVPVNYPLLKRRELPVGSDPWQWTDDTEMACSVVAVLAAHGRVDQDALAASFAHHHDFDRGYGPAVNRMLRLIREGADWRTLAAELFNGQGSWGNGAAMRVAPLGAWYADDPEQATHQAEISAYTTHQHREAVCGAMAVAAAAALAADPAGPPKAADLLDGVIALVPRSAVGAGVRRARDMLDYGDATTVAAVLGCGRRTSAHDTVPFALWSAARGLDDYERAFWTTAQVGGDVDTTCAIVGGVLGARGDAVLPQAWLARTEALPAWLPEAAG